DNA from Halostella limicola:
CCGGTCGGCGTCGCCGCGGACGCGGACCTGGACGTTGTCCTCGACGGCGACGCCGGCGGCGCTGTCGACGGCGTGGTCCTCCCGAAGACGTCGGACGCCGACGACGTACGGACGCTCGACCGACTCGTCGGCGAACACGGCCGATCCCTCCCGGTCCTCGCGCTGGTCGAGACCGCCGGCGGCGTGTTGCGGGCCGAGGAGATCGCCGCAGCGGACGCGACGGACGCGCTCGTGTTCGGGGCCGAGGACCTCGCCGCGGACCTCGGCGCGTCCCGCACGGACGAGGGGACGGAGGTACTCTACGCGCGCGAGCACGTCGTCCTCGCTGCCAGCGCCGCGGACGTGGACGCGATCGACACCGTGTACACCGACTTCGAGGACGGGGCGGGGCTCCGCGAGGAGACGGCCTTCGCCGCCGAACTGGGCTACGACGGGAAGATGGCGATCCACCCCGCACAGGTCGACCCGATCAACGAGGCGTTCACGCCCGACGAGGACCGCATCGAGTGGGCGAA
Protein-coding regions in this window:
- a CDS encoding HpcH/HpaI aldolase/citrate lyase family protein; the protein is MARRSVLFSPGDQPELLRKAPTSGADVVVFDLEDAVAPGRKPAGREAVRDVLADPSFDPDCEVCVRVNPVGVAADADLDVVLDGDAGGAVDGVVLPKTSDADDVRTLDRLVGEHGRSLPVLALVETAGGVLRAEEIAAADATDALVFGAEDLAADLGASRTDEGTEVLYAREHVVLAASAADVDAIDTVYTDFEDGAGLREETAFAAELGYDGKMAIHPAQVDPINEAFTPDEDRIEWAKEVLAAKEEADAADAGVFRVDGEMIDAPLVAQAERVVERARAAGALDE